AAAAGAAGCAGCCTTAGACATTCAAGAATAATGATTCATCAACCACTTGGTGGAGCTAGAGGACAAGCTAGTGATATAAGAATTCAAGCAGATGAAATTCTGTTCTTAAAAGAGCGACTTAATACAGAACTATCAGAGAGAACTGGAAAGGATTATGACACTATCAAAGAAGATACAGATAGAGATTTTTATATGTCACCGAAGGAGGCTGTTGAGTACGGTTTAATTGATTTGGTATTAGATAAGAAACCTATTAAAGGTTAACTTAGTAACTGAGGCGTTCTTTCTTTCTCAGGAATTTTGGTGAATTTGGAAAGAATACTTACAAATTCTTCACCGTCTAGTGTTTCTTTTTCTATTAGTAAATCTACTATTCTATCCATGGCTTCTCTATTTTTGCTTACTATATCGTAAGTTTCTTTGTAACACTCTTTTACCATTACTCTCACACTTTCATCTATTTGTTTAGAGATTGAATCAGAAACTTCGCTTCTTGTCATTAAATCTCTACCAACAAAAACTTCTTGATTACCACTTTCTAAAGCTATCGGACCTAAATTACTCATTCCAAATCTGGTAACCATTTGGCGTGCCATTGAAGCAACTTGCTGGAAATCGCCTCCAGCTCCTGTTGTAATCTCACCTTCTCCAAAAACTACATCTTCAGCAGCTCTTCCTCCTAAAGCACCCATTATTCTCGCTTTTAATTGAGCCCTGCTAACAAGGGTTTGTTCATCGTCTGGGGTAAACCAAGTTAATCCTTTAGCCTGGCCTCTTGGAATGACAGTCACTTTTTGAACAGGGTCATGAGCTTTTACCAGTGAACCGATAAGAGCATGGCCAACTTCGTGATAAGCAATTAATCTCTTACTTCTTCCATCTGTTAACGGAGAACCTTCCATTCCTGCGACAATCCTGTCTACAGAGTCATCGATTTCTGAAATACTAATAGAGTCTTTTCTCCTCCTAGCTGTTAAAATGGCAGCCTCATTTAATAAATTTGCTAAATCTGCTCCAGTAAACCCAGGTGTTCTTCTCGCAATGCTTTCAAGTGTTAAATCCTCTTGAAGTTTCTTATTCCTAGCATGAACTTCTAATATTGATAGTCTGCCCTTGATATCAGGTGCATCTACAGTTACTTGTCTATCAAATCTGCCTGGTCTCATTAAAGCTGAATCTAGAACATCGGGTCTGTTTGTGGCTGCAATTATTATTATCCCACTATTACCTTCGAAGCCATCCATTTCAGTAAGTAATTGGTTGAGAGTTTGTTCTCTCTCATCATTGCCTCCTCCAATACCTGCACCTCTTTGCCTTCCGACAGCATCGATTTCATCAATAAATATTAAACAAGGACTATTCTCTTTAGCTCTTTTGAATAGGTCTCTAACTCTACTAGCACCAACCCCAACAAACATTTCAACAAATTCAGAACCTGATAGTGAGAAAAATGGTACACCTGCTTCACCTGCAATTGCTTTTGCTAAAAGGGTTTTACCAGTACCAGGAGGGCCAACTAATAAAACGCCTTTCGGAATCCTTGCTCCAACGGAAGTAAATTTTTCTGGTTTTTTCAGAAAAGTGACAACTTCTTGCAAATCCTGCTTGGCTTCATTAACACCTGCAACATCATCGAAAACAACTCCTGTTTCAGCTTCCATTGCAAATCTTGCCTTTGTTTTTCCAAACTGCATTGCCTGGCCAGGTCCTCCAGGCATACCATTTGACCTCCTTGCTAACAAAATTAAACCTCCAATTAAGATAGCTGGGAAAAGTAAATTACCCAAAATTCCTAATGCAGGAGGAGCTGTTTTAACTGGATGAACATCAAAACTGATCCCTTCGTTTTTTAAGATATTTATAAGTTCTGGTGTTAAGCCAGGAAGATCTACACGTAACCTTTGGACTTTATTATCTAAATCTGAATCTATTGTCTCTATAACTGCATTTCTGCCTCCCTCAAAAATATCAACAGATGTAACTCTTCCTGAATTAATGTAATCTAAAAATCTGCCGTAACTAACTCTTGCTACAGCAGAATTTCTTGGTGCAACAGTAGTCCCATTAGATTTCAGCGAATCAACATTGCTTGAAGATAAAAATTGATAAGAAAGTGCTATTACTAAAAGTATAGGTAATGCCCATAAAATTAATGTTTTAAATTTCTGATTCATTAATTTGTAGAAAGTTGATTCTAAGATTGTAGAATGAATCAATGCATTTCGTTGATTTTTTCTCTAAGTTTATGCTTATACTACCCTTGCGTGTATCTAATATATAAATGAAATACCAAATTAACGATAAGGTTAAGTTGATTGCGCCAGTCTCTTACCTTAAAACTTCAGATAACATGCCTATGTTAAGACCACCTGATCTAGTGGCAATTGATGAAATTGGGGAAATCCTATCAATCAAATCCCCAGATACTGTTGAAGTAAAGTTTAGAAGAGGTTCGTTTTTAATCGATATTGATAAGATTGAGAAAAACTAAATTAACTTAAAAGCTTTTCTCCCACCTATTAGAAATTTCTAAACATATTTTTTCATTTCCAGAAATACTCAGAAAAGGTTTTGAAAAATATTTCTTAGTTAATTTAAGAATATCTAACGAAGTTATTTCCTTTATTTTTGAATTTAAATCGATCTCAGAGATTGGTGAAATACCATAACTAATTAATTGTATCTTTCTCTGTAAAATTTCATCTAATGATTGACTACCTAATAGAAAAGAACCTTTTAGTTTCTCTTTTGCTAAAAGTATTTCAGCATCAGTCAACGGATTAAAAAGTAAATTTTTCCATAGTGTTGACAAAAGTTCAAAAGCAAAAAGTGCTTGCTTATTAGATACGGATAAATAAATTAAAAATGGGCTATTCCCACTTCTAATAGGATAATAAACACCTAAATCGTAAGTCATACCATGTTTTTCTCTAAAAAGTTTAAATAAAGCAGCGCTCATTCCATAAGATAAATATGACTCCAAAACCTTAAGTGGCAAATATTCATTACTTCTTCGCGAGCAAGTTTGGTTCCCCATCATTATTATTGTTTGATTTGAATCATTATTATTGAAATCAAATCTACTGTTAGGACTTAAATCGTGATTTATAGTTATTGATTTTTCTTCTAAGGGTTTTTCCCCTAATAATGTTTCTATACTTACTCCATTTATTCCTAAGTTATTTGAAATTAAATACCTATCGCGACTTTTGAAATTTTTAAACTCAAGCAAAACATCTTCATAGGTAATCTTTAAGACATCATTTGCATTGCCATTTGTATTAAAGGCATAAGGATGATTTGAGTAAACAATTCTTCTCCAGTTTTCAAAACAGATATTAAATGGATTCTCTTTATCTTTTTTTAAGAAATTAATTGAGGATTTTTTTACTTTTTGAAATTCAATTTCTAAGAGAGTTGGTTTATTAATTATTAAATCTAATAAAGGGCATAATTTGCTGAAATGTTCATTTAGGGATTTAATGCTTATTGAAATACCATCTTCAAATATTTCTTGATTTAATTCTGCGCCATAGGACTCAATATACTCCGAAAGAGTGAAATTATTGAAACCCTCACATCCTCTTGTAAGTAATGAACAAAGGATCTTGTTTATACCTTTTTTGCCAGTACTATCCATATCACTCCCCCCTTTAATCCAAATTGAAGCAGTTGAAAAATTTCTTTTTTTATTATTTAAAAAATATTTTTTTAACATTTACTAGGGGATGCAACTAAAGTGAATTTCTCGCCACGGATATATTCTGTTATCTCTTTGAAGTTATCTAAGTCATTCCAATATTTTAAATGACTCTCTAAATCATTTATTGAAGATTTTCTCCCCCAAAGAAGTTCATTTCCAAAGAACGAAGAGAGTTGTGTAGATGTCTCTAAATTAAAGATATAATTACTTTTCACAATATTTATTGCTTTTTTTATTTCATCCAAAGCCAAGGCTTTACAATTTGAGATCTCATCTATAGTTTTATTAATTTGCTTTTCTACTAAATCAATATCTTTGGACTCACAACTTGCTTCCATTATAAATAAACCACCTAATTCTCCAGCATTTACATCTACATATACCGATTCAACAAGATTACTATCTTCTTTTAAAATTTTAACTAATCTGCTGTTTCTTCCTACAGCGAGAATTGACGCTAATATCTCCAGCCCAATAATATTTTTTTGATCATTTAGGTTTGGGATAAACCAAGCCATAAATATTCTTGAAAACTCTAAATTATCAAACTTAACTGACTCTCTACCATTCCTGATTTTTAAAGAAGGTATATTTTTTAGATTTATTAATTTTTTGCTTTCTTTTATGCCCGATAGATCACTTTTTTCAAAAATTTTATAAATTTC
The Prochlorococcus marinus XMU1411 genome window above contains:
- the ftsH gene encoding ATP-dependent zinc metalloprotease FtsH, translated to MNQKFKTLILWALPILLVIALSYQFLSSSNVDSLKSNGTTVAPRNSAVARVSYGRFLDYINSGRVTSVDIFEGGRNAVIETIDSDLDNKVQRLRVDLPGLTPELINILKNEGISFDVHPVKTAPPALGILGNLLFPAILIGGLILLARRSNGMPGGPGQAMQFGKTKARFAMEAETGVVFDDVAGVNEAKQDLQEVVTFLKKPEKFTSVGARIPKGVLLVGPPGTGKTLLAKAIAGEAGVPFFSLSGSEFVEMFVGVGASRVRDLFKRAKENSPCLIFIDEIDAVGRQRGAGIGGGNDEREQTLNQLLTEMDGFEGNSGIIIIAATNRPDVLDSALMRPGRFDRQVTVDAPDIKGRLSILEVHARNKKLQEDLTLESIARRTPGFTGADLANLLNEAAILTARRRKDSISISEIDDSVDRIVAGMEGSPLTDGRSKRLIAYHEVGHALIGSLVKAHDPVQKVTVIPRGQAKGLTWFTPDDEQTLVSRAQLKARIMGALGGRAAEDVVFGEGEITTGAGGDFQQVASMARQMVTRFGMSNLGPIALESGNQEVFVGRDLMTRSEVSDSISKQIDESVRVMVKECYKETYDIVSKNREAMDRIVDLLIEKETLDGEEFVSILSKFTKIPEKERTPQLLS
- a CDS encoding NAD(P)H dehydrogenase assembly family protein, which encodes MKYQINDKVKLIAPVSYLKTSDNMPMLRPPDLVAIDEIGEILSIKSPDTVEVKFRRGSFLIDIDKIEKN
- a CDS encoding M16 family metallopeptidase, translating into MLKKYFLNNKKRNFSTASIWIKGGSDMDSTGKKGINKILCSLLTRGCEGFNNFTLSEYIESYGAELNQEIFEDGISISIKSLNEHFSKLCPLLDLIINKPTLLEIEFQKVKKSSINFLKKDKENPFNICFENWRRIVYSNHPYAFNTNGNANDVLKITYEDVLLEFKNFKSRDRYLISNNLGINGVSIETLLGEKPLEEKSITINHDLSPNSRFDFNNNDSNQTIIMMGNQTCSRRSNEYLPLKVLESYLSYGMSAALFKLFREKHGMTYDLGVYYPIRSGNSPFLIYLSVSNKQALFAFELLSTLWKNLLFNPLTDAEILLAKEKLKGSFLLGSQSLDEILQRKIQLISYGISPISEIDLNSKIKEITSLDILKLTKKYFSKPFLSISGNEKICLEISNRWEKSF
- a CDS encoding M16 family metallopeptidase, whose amino-acid sequence is MNVGDVNYYTHSSKTRCVFVDNKELPLISIDIWCKAGSSFEDVDKNGTAHFLEHMIFKGSNKIMPGEFDHKIESLGGISNASTGYDDVHYHVLVPPSNFKESLALLTNIVIAPVFNAEEFIKEKGVVIDEIKQQNDQPEERLFNYFLKRVWLSPNYANSILGTEHSIKNLEINDLVKFHSKHYTTEKICIAIAGNLSEEIYKIFEKSDLSGIKESKKLINLKNIPSLKIRNGRESVKFDNLEFSRIFMAWFIPNLNDQKNIIGLEILASILAVGRNSRLVKILKEDSNLVESVYVDVNAGELGGLFIMEASCESKDIDLVEKQINKTIDEISNCKALALDEIKKAINIVKSNYIFNLETSTQLSSFFGNELLWGRKSSINDLESHLKYWNDLDNFKEITEYIRGEKFTLVASPSKC